CCGCGTTCCAGCCGCTCGACACGTGGGTGGACTACGTCGTGGATGCCGACGCCGACGCACTCATGCCGTGGGTCCGGAGCGCCAGCTTCGACTTCGCCGCCTTCGAGGCCGCGGAGGGTGAGTGGCAGAGCGCCGCCCGCGCGATGCAATCGGACGAAGACGAGGACCGGAGCCCGCGAGGCACGCGCCGTAGCCGCCGTGAAGTGCCGGCGCCCCCCGTGACGCCTGCGAGCCCGCCCCCCATTGTCGCGGTCCGCGTCGCCCAACCCGTGCCCACCGGCGTCCGCCTGGCGCCGCTCACGCCCGCGCAATCCAGCGCGGTGGAAGAGGAGCTGGGTTCGCTGGAGAAATCGTTCCTGGCCCTGGAGGTGCCCGCCGATTCGCCGCAGCGGCAGGAGCTCTGGACGCGCATGGCGGAGCTGAACGGACGGCTGGGCCGCAAGCGCGACGCGAGCCTGTGCTGGACGCGCGCGCTGTGGTCCGCGTCCGACACCGAGGCCACCGAGCTTGCACTGCGCTGGTCCGATTCAGAAAACGAAGGAGGCGCCACCCCCGCCGAACGGATGGCGTCACCCGCGCCCACGGGCGATGACGTGCGCAGCGTCGCCAGCAGCCTGGTGCGCGCGGTGTGCGTCCCAGGTGCGCCCGCGCCTGTCGACGTGGCGGCACTGCAGCGGTGGCTGGACCGGCATGACGCGGAGCTCGACGTCCGGGCGCTCTGGCTCACGCGGACGGCGCTCGACACGCTGGCGGGTGGCGATGCACTCGGACTTGCGCGAGCGGGCGACCGGCTGCTGGAGATGCTTCAGCGAGGACTTTCCCTCGCGAGAGACGTGCCGCGCTTCCTGCGAGGTGGCACCGATTCGGCCCATGCGCCCCGGGTGCTGGCGCAGCTCGAGGCCCTGCTGGAGCGGTTCGAGCACACACCCCGTCGCCGCTCGTCCATCGAAGCGGCGCCCGCACTCACGCTGGCCTATGTCCGCTATGTCTTCGCCGTGGGACTCGCGCGGCTCGGGCAGGCGGACCGTGCCCGCACCCTGGCGTCCGCGGCGGCGGAGGCAGTCGATGCGAAGGAAGCCATCCACGGCTTCCTTTCCCGAGCGTACGGCGCGCGCGTGGCCCAGGCCCTGGAGGGCCAGCCGCCCGAGACACCGCTGCCCTCCGACATCGCCGCCGAACTGAATGCCCTGGGGACTTTCCAGCGGTACAAGGTGGATCGGCTGCGGCAGGCGTCGGCGCTGTTGGAGCCAAGCGAGCGACTCGACCCCGCGAGGGCCTTCGGGCGCGGCGCGAGGGACTTGCGCGGAGAGGAGTTCGCCGCCCTCCGCGACTTGAAGGACCCGGCGCACGTGGCGGCGCAGGTGGAAGCCCTCACGGGCCGGGCCACCGATGCGACGCTGCCCGCCGAGGAACGGCAACGGCTCATCGGAGGCCTGCTGGACACGCTGCCCCGCGTCGCGCCGGCGCGTGCGCTTCCACTCCTGAACCGGCTTGTCTCATCGATGGAGGCGCTTCCCGGTGAAGCCCAGGCCGTGATGCTGGGGGATGCCCTGACGCTGGCGGCCCTCTTCGGCCGCGCGGACCACGCGATGACGCTGGCGGCACGGCTGCGCAAGGTGCTCACTGCGCTGGCTCCCACGTCGCCCGCATGGGGCCAGGGCATCTTGGGTGTGAGCCTGCGCGGCCTGCGCCGGGTCGGCCTGTCTCGCGAAGCCGCCGAGATGGTGGACGCGGCGCAAGAACGCCTGACGGGACCCAAGACACCGCTGACGGCGCGGCTCGGCGTCGCGGCGGGCCTGTCCATGCAGGGGCGCACGGCCGAGGCCGTCGACGTGTTCGACGCCGCCTTCGAGTCACTGGGCGCGGCGAAGGGCGGACTCCCTGAGCGGCTGGCGCTGATGCGCAGCCTCGCGAGCGCACTGGCACATGCCCCCGTGGAGCTGGCGCTTCCGGGGCTGGCGCGCATCTCGGAAGGGCTGCCAATCATCACGGACAGCTACAACACCAACAGCCACTTCTGCCTCTCCGTGGTGGAGCTGGCGGACGCACTGGTGCAGGGCCACGTGGAGGTGGCGCAAGGCACCGGAGAGCGTGCACGAAGCTGGCTCGACGAAGACGAATTCCTGGTGCGACGGCGCATCCATCGGGAGCTGGAGGAGCGCACATGAGCAGTCTTCCCGCCATCTCCGAGCTGACGTTCGACGCGCTCTCGAGCGAGGCCCACGGCCTTCGCGAGCGCCTCAACCGCTTCCGCCTGGCGCTGGGCCGTCACTTCGTGGGCAAGCAGACGCTGGTGGACCTGATGACGGTGGCGGCGGTGGCGCAGGAGCCGCTGCTGCTCGTGGGCCCACCGGGCACGGCCAAGTCGGACCTGGTCCTCAAGTTCCGGGACGCGCTGCGCATCCCCAACGAGGATTACTTCGAGTACCTCCTGACGCGCTTCACCGAGCCGTCGGAGGTGCTGGGCCCCATCGACATCAACCTGCTGCGCCAGGGCCGCTACATCCGGCGCGAAGGCGGCAAGCTGCCCACGGCCCGGCTCGTCTTCCTCGACGAGGTCTTCAAGGCCAGCTCCGCCATCCTCAACGCGTTGCTCACCGTCATCAACGAGCGCAAATTCTACCAGGACGGCGCGCCGCAGCCGGTGAAGCTGAAGGTGCTCTTCGCCGCCACCAACGAGCTGCCCGAACACGCCGAGCTGGGCGCGCTCAAGGACCGCTTCTGCCTCAAGGCCGCGTGCCGTCCGGTGCAGGACCGCTACTTCCTGGAGCTGCTGGACTCCGGCCTGGATTCGCAGACGCACCGGGAGATGAACCAGAAGCCCTGGGCGGAAGGACACGCCACGCTGGACGACGTGCTCAAGGCCCATCGCTACCTGACGCTGATGATGGGCAAGCGCGAGACGGGCCCGGACGGCCGCGAGCTGCGCGACCGCGACCTGTTCTTCCGCGATGACTTGCTGCGCGAGTTCCGCCGCGTGGTGCAGACGCTGACGCGCGAGGACGGCGTGTTCATCAGCGACCGCAAGCTGGTGAAGCTCTACCGCCTGCTCCGGACGCGGGCGTGGATCTTCCACGGCGGTGCGGTGGAGCGGCAGGACCTCCAGCTCCTCTCGTACCTGGGCGAGACGCGGGAAGAAATCGACCTGCTGGAGGAGAAGGTACCCCGGCTGCTGGGCCTCTCGTAACTCGACAAATTCATTAAAGCACAAATGATCATTAGAACAAGTGCTACCACCAAAAGATGGATTGACATCGTACTTCTTTCCATCGCGGGGGCCGCAGGAGCGACTTTCCTCCTCCATTCATTCCCCGCCCACCCTGAGCTATCGCATCTATCAAAATGGGCGTTCCCTCCTGGAGCCATCCTACTAACCATTCTACTTTCAACATCGAATAAAGGCCGACTATCAGCATGGTCTGGATTTCGACACTTCCCTAGTCACCCACCGACTTGGCTAGCAGCCCTACTGGGCTTCGCCCTCTTATCTACGTACATCACTCTAATTCCCCCCGAAGCGGCGCCCGTTAGCTGCAAGGGGATTGACTTCCCTCTGCTTCGAGAAATGGCATCACAAGGGAAGTTCGGCATTTTACTAGCCCTAACAGCAGGCGCATTCACGACTCTCATTGGCAGGAAGGCAAGCATCTACTGGGCAACACGCACCACCCACCGAGCCCAATCAGAACCCCAAGTCCTGAACACAGGCAACCCGCCCAGAGACACCACAGACCGCACAACCACTCAAGCCCTCCCACCAAACGCCATCGCCTTCGACTACAACGATCTGCTCCCCTGGATTGAAAACGACCAACCAATCTCGCATCCCAGGCTAGATGCGTTTGGTCACGCGCGCATCGCAAAGCGAATTACCGAGCGACTCTTCTCACCAAGCGCAAAGCGACCCACACTAGCTCTAATCGGCACACTCGGAAGCGGAAAAACCTCGGTCTTCAACTTAGTCACGCACGAACTACATGCCTTGAGGCTCCTAGACACAAAGATCTCTGTAGCCAGACTAAGTCTATGGCCCTTCGACACCGTCGAAGCCGCGATTCGAGCAATTCTAGAAAAAATAAACAAAACACTAAGTCAGCACATCAACACAACGCCAATGTCGGGGCTCTCAGATGAATACATAAACGCAATCGAAGCGGCCGGCGGATCCTGGGGGCGCCTACTCAAAGGAACGAGAGATCCTTCAGCAATCCTGGAGGATTACAACCAAGCTGCATCCGCCATCAACCTAACAATCGTAGTCTGGATCGAGGATCTTGAACGCTTCGCCGGAACAAGCACACTTAATGACGAAACAGAAACCGATCGCCTCAAACCAATCAGATCGCTTCTCCACCTACTGTCTGAATTCCAATCCCTCCAGATAGTCCTGGCCTCATCATCCCTCAATACTCGGTTTGATATCGAAAAAATCGCACGCTATGTAGAAGCCATCCCATCAATCCCTCCCAGCAAGACTGCAAATATCCTCAATCGCTTTCGGCAAAAATGCCAAAGCAGCGCTCAAAACATTATCGACCCAGCCCGCCCTGAGGCAAGAGCGCACCTGAACCTCCCCGATAGCGAATCCGAACGAGATCTACGCTTCAGTCTTTTTTCTACCGACAACTTAATGTTCGCACTTGCGACATTATGCAACAACCCCAGGCGACTGAAGTTCACCCTAAGGTCCTGTCACGACATCTGGGAACGACTAAGAGGCGAAATCGACTTCGACGACGTTCTCGCAATATCAGCGATACGGACTGCTGAGCCGAAAATATTCTCCCTAATTAACGACCATATCGACGAACTCCGCTCACAGCGACAAAGGGACTCAAACAACAAATCGCTCTTTGCTCAAAAACTAGAAAAGATTCTTGAAGAGAGAGAACTCCACAAACGTTCCTCCATCATCACAATCCTGAATTTCACATTCCCAAACTGGTCGTCGAACAACAATTTCATCGACAGCTCCGACAAACCCCAAGGCCTTTCACGCCGAGACCATCGAGACTACTGGAATCGCTACCTGAGCCTTGCCCCACTTTCCGCCGACGAGCAAGACCAGCCGATTCTCCGAGCAATCAAAGCATGGGACAACCACACATCCGATGACTTAATATCCATTCTCACGCACACAAACAGCAGACACACCGTCGAGGAGTTCATATCCTGCCTGATTAGCCCCAACCAACTCACCCGCCTCCTCTCCGAGGTAATCAGGCTTGAAAGTAAACTCCCTGCCACAACATGGACTGCCTCACAGCCAGAGAGCATGGTCTCCGTCTGGCGAGCAATGCACAAACAAGCCCCCCCGGGCGACGAACTTACCGCCACAATACGGCAGCTCGTCATTCAAATAGCACCGAGCAACCTACCACTCACCCATGCACTAATTCACTTCTTCGCCCAACATGATTCCGGAGTCCCCTCACTCCTGTCCGACACGGCCATATCCGAAATCAACCAGCAATTCCATTCAATCCTCTCAACCAAGTTCCCCCCAACCAACGCACAGGCACTAACACAGGCCATCAACGGCGGGAATGAACACACGCTTTTCTTGTGCAGTTGGGGACTCGACAGAGTAAGATCAGGACAATTGCAGGGCACTCCATTTGACGGCTGGCACACATTCTCAAACACAATTCTAACTGCCACCGAAACAGAGCCGGAAATCCTAATCCCTCAGATCCTCCCATTCATCACCACCCACTCGCGAGAGATGGTTCGAGAGGCCAACACTCCTCGCTGGAGAGGAGTCATTCGATTCAATCAAGAGGCCGCAGAATCACTATTCGACATCAAAAGACTATACAAAATCATCACCCAGCATCAATCATCAATCAGGGCCGACCATGAGTCTCGACCAGCATTGGAGATCGTTCTTGAAGCAGCTCACCTCCATATCGGCCCCAAATAGATCATCCTCAGAGGCCAGCACTTTCGACCTCCGTCAGCACTTTCCGTCAAACTCATTGACACCCAGACAATGAGTATCGAGGCGACAAGTCCTCAGGACACGGAGCGCTGGCTGTGCGCGGGGCTGTGCCTGATTCGGCACGAGGACCTCACGGCCGACGCGTTGACCTCGGCCGTGCCGTGGCTCCTCGCCACGCTCGCGGAGTCGCCTGCCCTGCCCCCACCCGCGTTCATCGCGGACCTCGGCCGGCTCGTCGCGGGGGTTCCGCTCGCGCCCTCCGCGCCCGTTCCCGATACCCAGCCTCGGCTGCGCGCGGCGGTGCGCGCGTATGACGACCACGTGCTGGCGCGCCTGGCCGCGGAGCCCCACCTGGAGGCGGTCTCCACCGCCCTCGCGCGGTTGCCCGAGACGCTCCGGCCGCGAGGTGTCGCCTTCCTCGTCGCGCGCGTCCTGTCCCGCATGGGCTTCACCGCGGGAAGCCCGGTGAGCCCCGCCCTGGCCCGGCGCGTCCTGGAGCGTCCGCCCACGGAGTTGCTCCAGGCGGGCTACACGGCCCTGCGCGAATCAGGAACCAGCGCCGCGCTGGACCGGCTGACCGAAGGCTACGAAGCCCTGGCGAGCGCGGCCCGGCGCGCCCATGCCCTGCTCGGCGACGCGGAGTCCTTCACGCTGGAGAACCTGGAACACCTCCAGGGCAAGGCGCAGCGGATGGCTTTGGAGCAGGCAGTGGAGGCGGCGGAGGCCCTGTCGCGAACCCTGCCGCCCAAGCTCCGCGCCCGTCCGGTGAGCACCGCACCGCTCCCCATGGCGTTGGAGGACGAGGCCGCCTTCCCACAAGGTGGATTCTCCTCCGTGTCCAACGTGGGCAGCCTGGAGAACCTCGTCACATCCGAGCTGGTCTACATGGAGGACGAGCCCAACCTTGACCTCTTCGACGTGCGCTATGTGGAGGGCGAACTCCTCTACTACACGCGCGACGAGAGCATCTCCGTTCGCCGCCGGCGCGTCATCACCTTCGTCCTGCCGCCGGACCTCGTGGATGCGCGCGTGAAGGACGCGGGGGTCCGCTGGCAGCGCGTCGTGGTGTCGATGGGCCTGCTGCTCTGCCTCGTGCGGCGGCTCTCCCTCTGGCTCGGCAGCGAGGAACTCCACTTCCGAGCCGTCTTCCTGCACGCCCATGACGGCGCTGTCCCCCTGGAGGCTGAACGCGGCCTCTGCGAGCTGCTGCTGCGCGAGTGGCGCGCCCGTGGCACGGCGGAGGTCCTCACCGCCTCCACGCTCGACGAGGTCCTGACGGATGCGGAAGCGCGTGCGAAGCGCGCGCGGGTGGACCTGGTGCTGCTCGACGCAAGTAGTCAAGTCGAGAGGATGTCTCATCCCGGCGCCTCCCGCGTCGAGCGGCACGTGCTCGACCTCAGCGGCCCCTCCCCTCGCGTGCGAACCATCCGAGACAAGCGAGAAGACCTGGATTCTCGAAAGTCGGAAGCGCCGATGGGCGCCGCCCTCAACAACGACCCTTGGGAAGCCTGGGTTGGCGTAACGCTTGAGCTTGCGCAAGGGCTTCTCTAGCGTCCGTTTCACAACGCGCCCCACCCGGCGCAACGGACGAAGGACGGGCCATGCCGCGGTACGAGTTCAAGGAAGGCAGCTCCAGCAAGTTCTGGGAAATCAACCTCTCCGGCAGCAGCTTCACTGCGCGGTGGGGCCGCATCGGCACCGACGGCCAGGAGAAGACCCAGACCTTCGGCTCTCCCGCCGAGGCCCAGAAGGAGCACGACAAGCTCGTCCGCGAGAAGGAGAAGAAGGGCTACGTCCTGGCCGACAAGAGCGACGATGACGATTCCGAAGGCGGTGGGGGTGAAGAGCCTGCATCCAATCCGGAACTCGAGGCCGCCATCCTCAAGGACCCGGACAACGTGGACGCGTACCTCGTCTACAGCGACTGGCTCCAGGGCCAGGGCGACCCGCGCGGCGAGCTCATCGCCATCCAGCACGCGGCCTCCCAGGCCAGCGGCACGGAGGCCAGCGACCTGAAGCGCAAGGCCACCGCGCACATCAAGAAGTACCAGACGCTGCTGCTCGGCGAGCTGGCGGCCGGGGTGAAGTCGGAGGAGCTGTCCCTGGAGTGGCACCTGGGCTTCATCCGCTCCGCGCGCGTGGGCCAGAAGGAATACGACTCTGACTTCAACGTCCCGGAGATGGCTGGGGCGCTGCTCAAGCACCCCTCCGCGCGCTTCATCCGCGGACTCACCATCGGCATGGCGAGCTTCGACGGTGAGAACGAATACGGTGAGACCGTCCAGGCGCTCGTCGAGGCCGGGGGCTCGAAGACGATTCAGGAGCTCTTCATCGGTGACTTCGAGTACCCGGACGACACCGAGATTTCCTGGACGCACCTGACCGACATCTCCGCCCTGCTCAAGGTGCTGCCCGACCTGCGCAAGCTGCGGCTGCGCGGCGGTGAGTTGGAGCTGGGCGCCATCGACCTGCCCGAGCTGCGCGAGTTCACGGTGGAGACGGGCGGCCTGCCGCTGGCGGCCGTCAAGTCCATCGCCAACGCGAAGTGGCCGAAGCTGGAGCGCCTGGAGGTGTGGTTCGGCAGCGACAACTACGGCGCGGAAGGCGGCGTGGAGGACATCCAGCCCATCCTCGACGGCAAGGGCCTGCCGAACCTCAAGCAGTTGGGCCTGCGCAACTCCGAGTTCACGGACGCGCTCGCCCAGGCGCTGCCCACCGCGAAGGTGCTCCCGCAGCTGGAGACGCTGGACATCTCCATGGGCACCCTGTCCGACGAGGGCGCGCGCGCCTTGGCGGACAAGGCGGCGGCCTTCGCCCACCTCAAGCAGCTCGACGTCACGGAGAACACGCTGACGGACGAAGGCCAGTCGCTGCTGCCCAAGGCGATTCCCCACGCCAACGTGGGCAACCAGCGCGACTACGAAGAGGAGTACCGCTACTCCGCGGTGGGCGAGTAGCGTCGCGGCGCACTCCAGGGGGTCACACCATGCCGCGCTTCGAGTACACCGAAGGCACTTCGAGCAAGTTCTGGGAAATCGAACGGAAGGACACCGTCGTCACCACCCGCTGGGGCCGCATCGGCACGGAGGGCCAGGAGAAGACCCAGAAGTTCAAGCAGACGTATGAAGCGCTGCAGGCGTACCAGAAGCAGGTCCTGGAGAAGACGAAGAAGGGGTACACGCGCATCAAGCCGAAGGACACGGCGCCCGCGGCCAAGACGAACCCGGAGCTGGAGGCCGCCATCCTCCAGGCTCCGGAGTCTGACGACGGCTACCTCGTCTACGCCGATTGGCTCCAGGGCCAGGGCGACCCGCGCGGCGAGCTGATGGCCCTCCAGCACGCGCAGCGACAGGCCCAGGGCGCGGAGTCCTCCAGCCTCAAGCGGAAGGTCGCGGCCCTGTACAAGAAGCACCAGGGAACACTGCTGGGCGTGGGCCTCACGTCGATGCTCGGCGAGAAAGCCCTGACGCTGGAGTGGCACCTGGGCTTCATCCGTGGCGCGCGCGTCGCGGCGCCGGGGTTCGACTCGGACGCCGACTTCGACGTCGTCGAAACACTGACGATGCTGCTCCGCAGCCCCTCCGCGCGGTTCCTCCAGGAGCTGACGCTTGGCCTGCCGGACAACGACGGTGACAACGAGTACGGCGACCTCATCAAGGTCGTCACCAGGCTGGCGCCGAAGACGCTTCAGCGGCTGTTCATCGGTGACTTCGTCTTCCCGGACGAGTCGGAGATCTCCTGGGTCAAGCTGGGGAACCTCGCGCCCCTGCTCAAGGCCCTGCCCCACCTCACCACCTTGAGGCTGCGGGGCGGAGAGGTGCGCCTGGGGCCGGTGGAGCTGCCGGAGCTGCGTCGCTTCACGATGGAGTCGGGCGGACTTCCTCGGCCCGCGGTGCAGTCCATCGCCAGTGCGAAGTGGCCGAAGCTGGAGCAGTTGGAAGTCTGGTTCGGCAGCGAGGAGTACGGCGGACGGAGCCGCCCGAGTGACATCCAGTCCATCCTCGACGCCACGGGGCTGCCGAACCTGAAGCACCTGGGACTGTGCAACGCGGCCTTCTCCGACGAGCTCGCGACCGTGTTGCCGAAAGCCAAGGTGCTGAAGCAGTTGGAGTCGCTGGACTTGTCGAAGGGCACGCTGATGGACACCGACGCGGAGGTCCTGGCGGCGAACGCGGCGGTGTTCAAGCACCTCAAGAAGCTAGATGTGTCGCAGAACCAGCTCACGCGAAAGGGCGTAAAGCTGCTGGCCTCGTTGTGCCCGGACGTGGCGGCAGGGAACCAGCGCGACATCTACGACGATGACGAAGGCGGCCGATACGTCGCGGTAGGCGAGTAGTCCGGCTTCATGGGCGCGCCTCCGTTCATCCTCATCGGCAACCCGGAGAACCGGCGCGTCACGCTGTTCCAGGACGCCCTCGCCAGGCAGGGGCTTCCCTCCGCGCACGTCGTGCCCTGGCGCGAGCTGCTGGCGTCGCCGGGCCTCCTGGCGAACCTGCCGGACTCGGAGGCGCTCGTCCGCATCGACTCCACGGGCGAGAACTGGGACGTGGAGAAGGCCCTGCTCAAGCGGGGCTACGCGGACGCCGTGGGCCAGGGCTGCTCCGTCCTGACGCCGGAGCAGGTAGACCGCCTGCCCGTGGACCGCGGCCGCATTCTCAGCCCCCGGCAGCACCACCTGGGCTTCCTGCGAGTCCTGGCGGAGCTGGAGTCCATCTTCGCGGCGCATCCCCGCTGGCACATCCTCCAGAAGCCCTCCGCCATCGCTGACCTCTTCGACAAGCGCATCACCTCCCGCCGCTACGCCGCCCTCGGCGTGCCGGTTCCCGAGCCGCTGGACGGTGTCACGGACGTGGAATCACTCCGCGAACGGATGCGGGAAGACGACTGCCGCGAGGTGTTCGTGAAGGTGTCGTGTGGCTCCTCCGCGTCGTGCCTCGCCATCTACCGGCGGGGGCGCTCGGCGGACACGCTGACCACCACCATCGAAGTGGCGAAGACGGGCTGGTACAACTCGCTGAAGGTCCGCCGCATCGAGGCCCCAGCACAGGTAGATGAAATCCTCACGTATCTGCTGGGCGAGGGCTCACAGGTGGAGCGCTCGATTCCCAAGGCCCGGCTGGGTGGCGACTACTTCGACTGCCGGGTGCTGATGGTCCGAGGCGAACCAGCCTTCACGGTGGTGCGGCAGAGCATGCGGCCCATCACCAACCTGCACCTGGGCGGCTGGCGGGGCGACTTGGACGACTTCCACGTGGCCGTGCCCCCCAATGAGCTCGCGAATGCCATGCAGAGCTGCCGCACGGTAGCGCGGGCCCATGACTGCCTGCACGTTGGCATCGACCTCATGTACGAGGAGCACTTCACCGGGCACCGGGTGCTGGAGGCCAACGCCTTCGGCGATTTGCTCCCCAACCTCCGCCGTGACGGGCTCACCGTGTACGAGTGGGAGATTCAAGAAGCCCTGCGTCAGCTTCCGTGACGGACACACCCTACGGTGGCCCCCCAAGCCCGGCCTTCCACAGGGGCGTGGCCGGGACGCGCTCCAGGATTCCAGAGCCGAAGACGCGGTCCAACTCCAGGTACTCCAGATGGACGTACCCGATATGGCACCCACAGGTCTGCTTCGCGCACGGCCGGGGTCTCAGCGCGGAGTCGAAGTCCGGCGCGTAGATGTTGCCAATCGCCTCCTCGATGAAGTGGCAACGCCGCGCCGTGCCCTCTCCATCCACGGAGATGACCGACTCCCCGCCTCGGCACGCGCGGCCCAGGCTCGGGTGGCGCGTGTTGTTCACCGGGAAGAGCGGGTCCAACCGCGTGAAGCGCGCCACGTCTTCCGCCGTGTACGGCTCCTCCTGCCCGTCCTTCACCGCGTTGATCCACAGGTAGGTGTCCGCGGGAAGCTCGGCACGCAGGGCCTCCGCCTCTTCCGTGAAGCGAAGGAACCCCACCACGCCCACGCTGTGCCGCACGCCCAGCTCGGTCAGCTTCGCGCACTGGGCCACGAAGCGGTGCCGCTTGGTCCACTCCGGGTGGTACGTGGCCCAGATGCCCAGTTTGTCCGCGCGCACCCCGGCCACCCAATCCAACTTGCAGGACAGGTTCGTCTGGATGGCCAACCGCTCCACATGCGGCAGATGCGACAGGCGCGCCAGCGCCTCTTGATACCAGGGCCAGATGAGCGCCTCGCCCCACGGCGTGAAGAACACCGACACCGTGTCCTGCGTACGCGCCTCCACCCACGCAACGAAGCGCTCCAGGTCCGCGCGGTCCTTGGCCAGCTCCTCGTCGGTGTGCTTCCACTTGCCGAAGGGGCAGTACTCGCATCCGTAGTTGCAGCTCGACAGCGGGCCTCGATAGAGCACGGTGAGCTTCATCGCCAGGCGTACTCCTTCATCATCGCCTGCACCTGGTCGGAGTGCAGCCAGGGGCCAATCATGTCGGAGCGCTCCACGCCCGCCGCGGTGAGCTGCACCACCCCACCATTCTTCCGCGCCAGTCCGTGCGCCTCCAGCTCCTCCAGCTCCGGGAAGTCCTCCAGCGCGTCGGAGCAGAAGCGCTGCCGGTAGACGGCAAGATCCACGCCATCCGCCAGCAGCGACAGCAGCATGTAACGGCGCCGCCGCTCCGCGGAGTCCAGGCGGAAGCCGTAGCCCACCTCGCCGAACGACGCCTCGGACCGCTCGCTGTACGACGAGATGATGGAGCGAACCTCGCGAGAGCCCACCGCGTATTCCGACGAGTAATGCACCTGGCCCGTGTACGAGCGCGCCCCGCAGCCCAACCCCACCATGCCGTCCTCCTGGCAGCGATACACCGGACCGCCCGCGTCCGGCGCATGGCGCGCACGGAACATCCGCATGGAGACCTGCGTGTAGCCCTCCGACAGGAGGAAGTCGCGGCCCACGCGATACAGCGAGAGGCGCAGGTCGTCCCACGCCCGCGCCTTCTTGCCCAGGAAGGTCAGTGGCCGGACGTAGAGCGGGTAGAGATAAATCTCCTCCGGCGAGTAACGAAGCGCCGTGCGCAGCGAGTAGAGGAAGCTCTCCTCCGTCTGCCCCTCCATGCCGTAGATGAGGTCCAGGTTCAGCGTGGGGAAGCCCGTGGAGCGGATGAGGTCCAGCGCGGCCTCCACCTGCGCCGTCTTCTGGGGCCGCTTCACCGCGGCCACCTCCGCCTCGATGAAGCTCTGGATGCCCATGCTCACCCGGTCCGTGCCGCGCGAGCGCAGCACCTGGAGCTTCTGCGCGTCCACCGTCTCCGGAGACACCTCCACGGACACGGGGATGTTCTTCATGTCGGCGCCCATGACGCCTTCGGCCATGTCGAACACGGTGTTCAACCCCGCCACGTCCAGCAGCGTCGGCGTGCCGCCGCCAATGGCGGCCCGGGCGAAGCTCGCCGTCCCCAGCGCCTCCTTCACCCGCTTCGTCTCGCGCACCAGCGCGCCCAGGTACCCGTCCACCACGTCCTGCTTCGGCCCGGCGGCGGTGAAGAGATTGCAGAAGCCGCA
The Myxococcus xanthus genome window above contains:
- a CDS encoding AAA family ATPase is translated as MSSLPAISELTFDALSSEAHGLRERLNRFRLALGRHFVGKQTLVDLMTVAAVAQEPLLLVGPPGTAKSDLVLKFRDALRIPNEDYFEYLLTRFTEPSEVLGPIDINLLRQGRYIRREGGKLPTARLVFLDEVFKASSAILNALLTVINERKFYQDGAPQPVKLKVLFAATNELPEHAELGALKDRFCLKAACRPVQDRYFLELLDSGLDSQTHREMNQKPWAEGHATLDDVLKAHRYLTLMMGKRETGPDGRELRDRDLFFRDDLLREFRRVVQTLTREDGVFISDRKLVKLYRLLRTRAWIFHGGAVERQDLQLLSYLGETREEIDLLEEKVPRLLGLS
- a CDS encoding P-loop NTPase fold protein, which codes for MASQGKFGILLALTAGAFTTLIGRKASIYWATRTTHRAQSEPQVLNTGNPPRDTTDRTTTQALPPNAIAFDYNDLLPWIENDQPISHPRLDAFGHARIAKRITERLFSPSAKRPTLALIGTLGSGKTSVFNLVTHELHALRLLDTKISVARLSLWPFDTVEAAIRAILEKINKTLSQHINTTPMSGLSDEYINAIEAAGGSWGRLLKGTRDPSAILEDYNQAASAINLTIVVWIEDLERFAGTSTLNDETETDRLKPIRSLLHLLSEFQSLQIVLASSSLNTRFDIEKIARYVEAIPSIPPSKTANILNRFRQKCQSSAQNIIDPARPEARAHLNLPDSESERDLRFSLFSTDNLMFALATLCNNPRRLKFTLRSCHDIWERLRGEIDFDDVLAISAIRTAEPKIFSLINDHIDELRSQRQRDSNNKSLFAQKLEKILEERELHKRSSIITILNFTFPNWSSNNNFIDSSDKPQGLSRRDHRDYWNRYLSLAPLSADEQDQPILRAIKAWDNHTSDDLISILTHTNSRHTVEEFISCLISPNQLTRLLSEVIRLESKLPATTWTASQPESMVSVWRAMHKQAPPGDELTATIRQLVIQIAPSNLPLTHALIHFFAQHDSGVPSLLSDTAISEINQQFHSILSTKFPPTNAQALTQAINGGNEHTLFLCSWGLDRVRSGQLQGTPFDGWHTFSNTILTATETEPEILIPQILPFITTHSREMVREANTPRWRGVIRFNQEAAESLFDIKRLYKIITQHQSSIRADHESRPALEIVLEAAHLHIGPK
- a CDS encoding WGR domain-containing protein — its product is MPRYEFKEGSSSKFWEINLSGSSFTARWGRIGTDGQEKTQTFGSPAEAQKEHDKLVREKEKKGYVLADKSDDDDSEGGGGEEPASNPELEAAILKDPDNVDAYLVYSDWLQGQGDPRGELIAIQHAASQASGTEASDLKRKATAHIKKYQTLLLGELAAGVKSEELSLEWHLGFIRSARVGQKEYDSDFNVPEMAGALLKHPSARFIRGLTIGMASFDGENEYGETVQALVEAGGSKTIQELFIGDFEYPDDTEISWTHLTDISALLKVLPDLRKLRLRGGELELGAIDLPELREFTVETGGLPLAAVKSIANAKWPKLERLEVWFGSDNYGAEGGVEDIQPILDGKGLPNLKQLGLRNSEFTDALAQALPTAKVLPQLETLDISMGTLSDEGARALADKAAAFAHLKQLDVTENTLTDEGQSLLPKAIPHANVGNQRDYEEEYRYSAVGE
- a CDS encoding WGR domain-containing protein; its protein translation is MPRFEYTEGTSSKFWEIERKDTVVTTRWGRIGTEGQEKTQKFKQTYEALQAYQKQVLEKTKKGYTRIKPKDTAPAAKTNPELEAAILQAPESDDGYLVYADWLQGQGDPRGELMALQHAQRQAQGAESSSLKRKVAALYKKHQGTLLGVGLTSMLGEKALTLEWHLGFIRGARVAAPGFDSDADFDVVETLTMLLRSPSARFLQELTLGLPDNDGDNEYGDLIKVVTRLAPKTLQRLFIGDFVFPDESEISWVKLGNLAPLLKALPHLTTLRLRGGEVRLGPVELPELRRFTMESGGLPRPAVQSIASAKWPKLEQLEVWFGSEEYGGRSRPSDIQSILDATGLPNLKHLGLCNAAFSDELATVLPKAKVLKQLESLDLSKGTLMDTDAEVLAANAAVFKHLKKLDVSQNQLTRKGVKLLASLCPDVAAGNQRDIYDDDEGGRYVAVGE
- a CDS encoding STM4014 family protein, whose translation is MGAPPFILIGNPENRRVTLFQDALARQGLPSAHVVPWRELLASPGLLANLPDSEALVRIDSTGENWDVEKALLKRGYADAVGQGCSVLTPEQVDRLPVDRGRILSPRQHHLGFLRVLAELESIFAAHPRWHILQKPSAIADLFDKRITSRRYAALGVPVPEPLDGVTDVESLRERMREDDCREVFVKVSCGSSASCLAIYRRGRSADTLTTTIEVAKTGWYNSLKVRRIEAPAQVDEILTYLLGEGSQVERSIPKARLGGDYFDCRVLMVRGEPAFTVVRQSMRPITNLHLGGWRGDLDDFHVAVPPNELANAMQSCRTVARAHDCLHVGIDLMYEEHFTGHRVLEANAFGDLLPNLRRDGLTVYEWEIQEALRQLP